The Anguilla anguilla isolate fAngAng1 chromosome 4, fAngAng1.pri, whole genome shotgun sequence genome has a window encoding:
- the rrs1 gene encoding ribosome biogenesis regulatory protein homolog, whose amino-acid sequence MCGACVVPFKMATCSIEDVLAKVEKDEAEKLKSITVIKELDLEFDLGNMLALDKNPANIREFREKNKDEFLRSLARDNTQLLINEIWKLPTERVDEVIVAKLPETTTRLPREKPPPKPRPPTKWEEFAKLKGIQNKKKTNLVWDDVHKEWKRRWGYKRAKDDTKEWLLEVPETADPNEDQFAKRNKAKKERVAKNELNRLRNIARAQKIKVPGIGLAPTGQQSKSDLEKAVHVAKMSTASVGKFQDRLPKEKAPRNTGKKRKFQPLIGDFSTEKQKQLDILKIMDSKKPRLDINKAVNKQMREEDMESRSKKKGGPGKKGRKGNFSGKKGKGAGSAKGGKNHKPRMKQGKR is encoded by the coding sequence ATGTGTGGAGCATGTGTAGTGCCATTCAAAATGGCAACTTGCAGTATAGAAGACGTGTTGGCAAAAGTCGAGAAAGATGAAGCAGAGAAACTCAAAAGTATAACAGTCATCAAAGAGCTTGATCTAGAATTTGACCTAGGTAACATGCTTGCTTTAGACAAGAATCCGGCTAATATTCGAGAATTCAGAGAGAAGAATAAAGACGAATTTCTGCGCTCTCTGGCCCGGGACAACACGCAGCTGCTGATCAATGAGATCTGGAAGTTGCCCACCGAGCGAGTAGATGAGGTAATAGTTGCCAAATTACCCGAAACAACCACTCGGTTGCCCAGGGAAAAGCCACCACCGAAGCCCAGACCCCCGACCAAATGGGAGGAGTTCGCAAAACTGAAGGGAATacagaataaaaagaaaactaacTTGGTGTGGGACGACGTGCACAAGGAATGGAAACGGCGATGGGGATACAAGCGGGCCAAAGATGACACCAAAGAGTGGCTTCTTGAAGTTCCTGAGACCGCGGATCCAAACGAGGACCAGTTTGCGAAGCGCAACAAAgccaagaaagagagagtggcgAAGAACGAGTTGAATCGTTTGCGGAACATTGCAAGAGCACAGAAGATAAAAGTTCCCGGGATTGGCCTTGCACCGACCGGACAGCAATCCAAATCTGACCTGGAGAAAGCCGTGCATGTGGCTAAAATGTCCACCGCTTCAGTGGGTAAATTTCAAGACCGTCTGCCAAAGGAGAAGGCGCCCAGGAACACTGGGAAGAAAAGGAAGTTTCAGCCTCTCATTGGGGACTTCTCCactgaaaagcaaaaacagctggacattttgaaaattatgGACAGCAAAAAGCCCCGACTGGACATCAACAAAGCGGTGAACAAACAAATGAGAGAAGAGGACATGGAATCTCGGTCCAAAAAGAAAGGAGGCCCAGGAAAGAAGGGTCGTAAGGGtaatttttcaggaaaaaaggGCAAAGGAGCCGGCTCTGCCAAGGGTGGTAAAAACCACAAACCACGTATGAAGCAGGGGAAACGATag
- the LOC118224560 gene encoding vexin-like, translating into MQHIYLQSNEHFEVFTTVISPQVNRARNRQRGAEKVVVVVNYQPCGLDELELCQGDVVRVLFKDDESRWFGRLQNGQQGYFPVTHVTKFYQKDEPVKLFPSSLQRNSVQAETADVLGGSTELRSQRGGEEGLFLALRPGASLPLMGDPAHGSPSLLRRILSKPRRACECQGATNGAFEPD; encoded by the exons ATGCAGCACATTTACCTGCAGAGCAATGAGCACTTTGAGGTCTTCACCACCGTCATCTCTCCACAAG TGAATAGGGCAAGAAACAGACAAAGAGGAGCAGAGAAG GTGGTGGTAGTAGTCAACTACCAACCTTGTGGGCTTGACGAACTTGAACTGTGCCAGGGCGATGTCGTTCGAGTCCTTTTCAAAGATGATGAGTCGCGGTGGTTTGGAAGGCTTCAGAATGGGCAGCAAGGTTACTTCCCCGTGACTCATGTGACAAAATTTTACCAG AAGGATGAGCCCGTGAAACTTTTTCCAAGCTCATTACAGAGGAACTCAGTCCAGGCTGAGACTGCAGATGTCCTTGGAGGCAGTACAGA GCTACGGTcccagaggggtggggaggaagGCCTTTTCCTGGCTCTGAGGCCTGGGGCCTCTCTCCCGCTAATGGGGGACCCGGCCCACGGCTCCCCCAGCCTGCTCCGCAGGATCCTGTCCAAGCCCAGGAGGGCCTGCGAATGCCAGGGGGCCACGAACGGGGCCTTCGAACCCGACTGA